The genomic stretch CTAATTACGCGGATGCTTGTTTATTTTTTTTCGACACGCATCATTATGCTTCGGTATTTTTGAAAGGTTCTTATCACGGTCGTGAAGATGATTTAATTACCAATTTCAAACATTTTAAAAATAAAAACTTTTTAATTTTTTCACGCACGCCTCTGATCTATAACGACTATAAGCCTTATTTTCAGCATTTGACATTGCATACTTTTTACTATGAAAAGGCTGCTTTTTATTATTTGCTCGGTACAAAATTTAATTATCCGGTCTATCGACAAAACATATTGAGGGCGATTAATGATACCTATTGGATCGACCCACCGTATTTACCGCATGCGCCGAGTTTTTTCTATTTAAAATACTTTAAAAACTAAAGGCCCCGTCATGGCGAGGCCGAAACGTTAGTGAGGCCCGTGGCCATCTAGTTGGATTGCCGCGCGCTACGCGCTCGCAATGACGATTAAAATTTTCTGCGCTCGCAATGACGAAATAAATCTTGGTATGCTATGTAAATTTAGACGACTAAGCTTAAAAACTCCGATCGCGTGCGTAAATCTTGTCGGAATAGACCGAGCATCACCGAGGTTTTCATCGAAGCTTTTTGTTTTTCAACACCACGCATCATCATACACAGATGTTTGGCTTCAATAATGATAGCAACGCCTTTGGCATCTAATACTTTCATCAAAGTATCAGCGATTTGACGGGTTAAGTTTTCTTGAATCTGTAAACGTCGTGCATAAAAATTAATAATACGCGATATTTTTGATAAGCCTATGATCTTTCCGTTCGGAATATAGGCGATATGACAGACGCCGATAAAAGGTAATAAGTGATGTTCACATAGCGAATATAATTCGATGTCTTTGACTAAGATCATTTCTTCCATCGCTGAGCGAAATACTGCGCCATTTAAAATGTCATCTAAAGATTCACGCGAACCACTGGTTAAATAACGTAAGGATTTAGCGACGCGTAACGGCGTGTTTTTTAATCCTTCGCGTTCCGTGTCTTCTCCGAGCGCGCTTAGAATTGCTTTAATATGCTTTTCCATCATGTATCTTCTTATTAAGTTTAATTTGGCGAGCTACTTCCAAGCTGGAA from Rickettsiella endosymbiont of Miltochrista miniata encodes the following:
- the folE gene encoding GTP cyclohydrolase I FolE — its product is MEKHIKAILSALGEDTEREGLKNTPLRVAKSLRYLTSGSRESLDDILNGAVFRSAMEEMILVKDIELYSLCEHHLLPFIGVCHIAYIPNGKIIGLSKISRIINFYARRLQIQENLTRQIADTLMKVLDAKGVAIIIEAKHLCMMMRGVEKQKASMKTSVMLGLFRQDLRTRSEFLSLVV